GTCCGCCGGCAGATGCCCCAACCCGAACACCGCAGCCGCGGAACGGTGCGAGACCACACCCTGATCGGCTGAGCGCTGCCAGGCAGGCACCCCCGGCGCGAGCTGCAGCCACGCCGCCCGCAGCGCGGCCAGGTCGGGCATCGGCGCCCCCCGCAGGTGGAACACCCCATGCGCGACCCGCTCCAGATCACCACGGTCGATCAGCCGGGCCATCGTGGCCGCAGACACCCCGGCCACCACCGCCTCCCGGCGGGTGACCAGCCCCCACTGATCCTCGGCGAACCGCCCAAGACGCACCAGCGCCGGCTCCCGTGTCACCCCTTCAATATAACTCAAATATGAAGTATCTCGCAGCTCCGGCGCCGACCCGGACTGGCTGCCGCCGGACGCCCGGTCTCGCCAGGACTCTCGCCGAGCGGGCCGGCGAGAATCCTGGCGACAGCGAATCAGCGCGGTCACCCGCTCGGGTGGTGTTCACAGATCGAGGGGTGACGCCGGTCTCGCCGATGCTGCACCTTGGCAGCTCAAGTCCTGGTCAGGGTCACCGGCGACCGGCGCGACGTCGCAGCCCGTACTCCTCCCTGCGGATGCGACCTTCCTCGTAGCGCTCACGCATGAGGTGGGTTGTGACCGCGATGGTCACCAAGGGGATCTTGGCGCCCACGCCGCCTCCAATGACCAGACCCGTGGGGACGAGGTCCCGCTTGAGGACGGCCACGGGAGCTGCCAGTCCGGGCGCTCAGCCCGTCGCTGCGGTTGGTGACCAGGGAAGTCCTCCCAGCTCGCCCGGAGCAGCCGTGCCTCCCCAGGGTGCGCCGTGCCGGGTCCTGCTGATCTTGACCACATCGTCTGTGGTCAAAATGTGGTCAAGATCTTCTTCGAGGGGGCCAAAGCGAAAGGCCCAGGTCTGTGACCTGGGCCTTTGCCCGTAGCCCCGACGGGATTCGAACCCGCGCTACCGCCTTGAGAGGGCGGCGTGCTAGGCCGCTACACAACGGGGCCAAACGGTGCCGCACCAGTGGACCGGTACAGCGAACGGGAGTCTACGTAGTCGTAGGCAACCTTCATCGCTGGGGTACCAGGACTCGAACCTAGACTAGCTGAACCAGAATCAGCCGGGCTGCCAATTACCCCATACCCCATGGGTGCCGGGCGAGCCCGGACGGCGTCGAGAATACCCGTCCGGTCGCCGTTCACCCAAACCCACACAGAGTTGTCAGGATGAGGACGACGTATTGCCCGTCCTGATCCTGACAAGGGTAAAGGACGGGCGAGGGCGGGAAGCTGGGCGAGCGAGGAGATCACCTGCACCCGTGGGTCCGGGTCGCCCTGGGGCGCCCTGCCGTCCGGCTCGGCGCCGGGTCGGTCCAGCCAGACCCCCGTCAACCCCGCCTCGACGGCGCCCAGCGCGTCGGCACCGTACCGGTCCCCCCACGTGCACCACGGACGACGGCGGCACGCCCAGCCGGTCGCACAGCCCCCGGAAGGTCGCCTCGGCCGGCTTGGCCTCCCCCACGTCGTCCACCCCCCAGGCTCCGACGAGCACGCCGGCCAGGCCAACGGCCTCGATCTTGCGCCGGGTGTACGCGCCGGAGACATTCGAGAACGCCGCCAGCGCCAGCCCGGCGAGGGCGTCCAGTGTCGCCGGGACGTCGTCGAAGAGCCGCCAGGACACTTCGACGTGGACGAGGTAGCCGGCGAACCAGGTGTCCGCTGCAACCGCGTCGAGCGGCTCCCCCGTGAACGCGCGGACCCGCTCACGGCGCTGCTCCTCGAAGCTCAGCTCGCCGTCCAGGTAGCGCCGGAAGTGGAGGTCCTCCGCCTCGAGCCAACGGTCCCAGTCGTCACCGTCCGCCGGCAGCCCGAGCGCGGTCGCGTGCCGCGAACCCCTCGCGACGGGCGTGGTCGTGGTCGATCAGCGTCCCGTCGACGTCGAACACCACGGCCGTGACGCTCACGCCACCCCCCTCGCACCTGTCAGGGTGAGGACGACGTCTGGCTCGTCGTCACCCTGACAGCTTGGCCAGCGCGGAGCGCAGCCGAGACAGCGACGACTCCCGGCCGAGCAGCTCCATCGACTCGAACAGCGGCGGGGACACCCGGCGCCCGGTGACGGCCACCCGCACAGGGGTGAAGGCGGTCTTGGGCTTCAGGCCCAGGCCGTCGACGAGGGACACCCGCAGGGCGCCCTCGATGTCGGCCGCGGTCCAGTGCTCGAACTGCACGAGCGCGTCGTAGGCGACCGACAGCGTGGCGGCCGCGTCGTCCGGCAGCGCCGCCACCGATGCCTCCTCCAGCTCGAGCGCGGCGTCGTCGACGAAGAGGAACCCCAGCATGCCCACCGCCTCGGTGAGCAGCGTCATCCGGGTCTGCACGAGCGGGACGGCGGCCCGCAGCAGGGCCCGCTGCTCGTCGGTCGGCTCGTCCGGCAGCAGCCCGGGGCCCTGCAGGAACGGCAGGATCCGCGCGGTGAGATCGTCCGGGTCGAGCATCCGCACGTGCTCGGCGTTGATGGCCTGACACTTCTTCAGGTCGAACCGCGCCGGGTTCGCGCTCACCCGGTCGAGGTCGAACGCCGCGGCCATCTCCGGCATGGAGAACAGCTCGACGTCGTCGCCCATCGACCAGCCCAGCAGGGCCAGGTAGTTGAGCAGGCCCTCCGGCAGGTAGCCCTCCGTCCGGTACAGGTTGAGCGAAGACTGCGGGTCGCGCTTGGACAGCTTCTTGTTGCCCTCGCCCATGACGTAGGGCAGGTGCCCGAACATCGGGGTGGCGCCCTCCGTGACGCCGATCGCCGCCAGCGCCTCGTACATGAACAGCTGCCGCGGCGTCGAGGAGAGCAGGTCCTCGCCGCGCAGCACGTGGGTGATGTGCATGAGCGCGTCGTCCACTGGGTTGACCAGCGTGTACAGCGGCTCGCCATTGCCCCGGACGATGACGTAGTCGGGCACGTGCTCGTGCGCGAAGGAGATCGGGCCGCGCACCAGGTCGTCCCAGGTCCAGTCCCGGTCAGGCATCCGCATCCGCAGCACGGGCAGCCGGCCCTCGGCCCGGAACGCCTCGCGCTGCTCGGGGGTGAGGTCGCGGTCGGCGTTGTCGTAGCCGAGCTTGGGGTCCTCGCCGCGGGCCCGGCGCCGGGCCTCGACCTCGTCGGGGGTGGAGAAGGACTCGTAGGCGAATCCGGCCTCGACCAGTCGGCGCGCGACGTCGGCGTAGACCTCGAGCCGCTGCGACTGCCGGTACGGCTCATACGGGCCGCCGACCTCGGGGCCCTCGTCCCAGTCCAGGCCGAGCCAGCCGAGCGCCTCGAGCAGCTGGTGGTAGCTGTCCTCGGTGTCCCGCGCCGAGTCGGTGTCCTCGATCCGGAACACGAAGGTGCCGCCGGTGTGCCGGGCGTAGGCCCAGTTGAACAGCGCGGTGCGGACCATGCCGACGTGCGGGTTGCCCGTCGGTGACGGGCAGAACCGGACCCGGACGTCGCTCACGCCGTCACCACCGGGTTGCTCAGGGTGCCGATCCGCTCGATGGCCACGCTGACCTTCTCCCCGTCGTGCAGCGGGCCGACCCCGGCCGGGGTGCCGGTGAGCAGGACGTCGCCGGGCAGCAGGGTCATGACCGCGCTCACGTAGGAGATCAGCTCGGGCACGCCGCGCAGCAGGTCGGAGGTGCGACCGTGCTGGCGCAGCTCGCCGTCCACCCGGCACTCGATCTCCAGGTCGCTGGCGTCGAGGTCGGTGACCACCCACGGGCCGAGCGGGCAGAACGTGTCGAAGCCCTTGGCCCGGGTCCACTGGCCGTCGCTGCGCTGCAGGTCACGGGCGGTGACGTCGTTGGCGCAGGTGTAGCCGAGAACGGCGTCGAGGGCCCGCTCGACCGGCACCTCGCGGACCAGCCGGCCGATGACCACGGCCAGCTCGGCCTCGTGGTGCACCTCGGCCGACAGGGCGGGCAGCACGATCGGGTCGTCCGGGCCGATCACCGAGGTGGACGGCTTCATGAAAATGACCGGCTCGGCCGGCGGCTCGGAGCCGCCCATCTCGCGCACGTGCTCGGCGTAGTTCTTGCCGATGGCCACCACCTTGCTCGGCAGCACCGGCGCGAGGAGCTTCACCTCGCTCAGCGGGAACCGTGCCCGGCTCAGCTCGAACGGGCCGAACGGGTGGCCGTCGATGGCGGTGATGAAGGTCCCGCCGGGCGCCTCGTCGATCTTGCCGAAGGCCACCTGGTCGGACACGGAGAATCGGGCGATACGCACGGGGGCAACGTTACCGGGCGCCGTGCTCCGACCTGTCAGGGTGAGGACGAGCTATACGTCGTCCTCACCCTGACAACTGATCAGGGGGCGGCGTCGCGACCGGCGCGCAGCAGGCCGTAGGCGACGGCGTCCTCGATCGCCATCCAGGACGCCGCAATGACGTTCTCGTGCACCCCGACGGTGTCCCACTCGGTGGCGCCGTCCGAGGTCTCGATGAGCACCCGGGTGATCGCGCCGGTGCCCTGGCTGCCCTCGAGGATGCGCACCTTGTAGTCGACCAGCTCGAGCGCCGCCAGCTCGGGGTAGATCCCCCGCAGGGCCAGCCGCAGCGCGTTGTCGAGGGCGTTCACCGGGCCGTTGCCCTCGCCGGTGGCGATGATCCGCTCGCCCCCGGCGTGCACCTTGACGGTCGCCTCGCTCACCACGGTGCCGTCGGTGCGCTGCTCGACGATGGCCCGCCACGACTCGACGGTGAAGTGCCGCTTGCGCGAGCCGAGCACCTCGTCGCGCAGCAGCAGCTCGAACGACGCGTCGGCCGCCTCGAACGTCCAGCCCCGCGACTCGAGGTCCTTGACCTTGGTGACCACCCGGGTGAGGGCGTCCCGGTCGTCGCTGAGGTCGTAGCCGAGCTCGCGGCCCTTCAGCTCGATCGAGGCCCGCCCGGCCATGTCGGAGACGAGCATCCGCATGTCGTTGCCCACCAGCGCCGGCTCGATGTGCTGGTAGAGCATCGGGTCCACCTTGACGGCGCTGGCGTGCAGGCCGGCCTTGTGCGCGAACGCCGACAGGCCCACGTACGGCTGGTGCTGGTTGGGTGCCACGTTGGTCACCTCGGACACCGCGTGCGCGATGCGGGTCATGTCGGCCAGCGCGGCGTCCGGGACGACGGGGAAGCCCTTCTTCAGCTGCAGGTTGGCTACCACGCTGAACAGGTTGGCGTTGCCCGAGCGCTCGCCGTAGCCGTTGGCGGTGCCCTGAACGTGCGTGACGCCGGCGTCCACGGCGGCCAGGGTGTTGGCCACGGCGCAGGCGGTGTCGTCGTGGCAGTGGATGCCCAGCCGGGCCGACGACGCCGCGAGCACCTCACCCACGACGTCGGTGAGCTCACCGGGCAGCATCCCGCCGTTGGTGTCGCACAGGACGGCGACGTCGGCTCCGGCATCCATGGCGACCCGCAGCACCTGCATCGCGTAGGCCGGGTTCGAGTGGTAGCCGTCGAAGAAGTGCTCGGCGTCCAGGAAGACCCGCTGGCCCTCGGCGACGAGGTGGGCCACCGTGTCCGAGATCATCGCCAGGTTCTCGTCCAGCGTCGTGCGCAGGGCGAGCTGGACGTGCCGGTCGTGCGCCTTGGCGACCAGGGTGACCACCGGTGCCCCGGACTCGCGCAGCGCGGCCACCATGGGGTCGTCGGCGGCGACGCCGCCGGGACGCCGGGTGGAGCCGAACGCACACAGCAGCGCGTTCTCCAGCTTCAGCTCGTCGCGGGCCCGGGCGAAGAACTCGGTGTCCTTGGGGTTGGCGCCCGGCCAGCCGCCCTCGATGAAGCCGACCCCGAGCCCGTCCAGGTGCCGCGCGATGGTGAGCTTGTCGGCGACCGACAGGTTCAGGCCCTCCTGCTGGGCGCCGTCGCGCAGCGTGGTGTCGTAGACGTGGAAGGCGTCCTCGACGCGTGCCATGGGGTCTCCTCAGGTCCTGCACCGGAGTTCGGCACCAGGAACCGGTGCCGAGCTCCGCTAACGAAGAAGGCCCCTCGCGGGATGCGAGAGGCCTGCGCGTCGGGGGGTCCCCGGCGCGCCTAACTAATGATGACGACGGTGCGAAGCACCCCAGCAGTGTGGCACACCCTTCTCCCCCTCCCCGCACGAAGGACCTCCAGTCGGGGAGTCAGTAGGGTCGACGGCGTGGGCGGCCTGGGTGAACGGCTGGGTGGACGGCACCGCGACCGTGTCGCCGTCGTCCGGCAGCGATGGGTGATCGGCGGGACGGCCGCGTTCGCCGTCGTGGCCCTGGGCTCGGTTGCGCTGGCCACGTGGTCCGGCGGTGGCCCCCTGCCGGCCAGCGAGGCGGCCGCCAGTCTCGGCCCGGACGAGAGCCCGACGACGACGGCGGCTGCGTCGGCCGCGACGTCCAGCACGGTGGCCGGCCCCCTCGTGGCGCCCGGGGCCAACGTGCTGGTCATCGGCGACTCGCTCGCCCTCGACCTCGACCCGGGGCTGGCGACCGCCCTGCCCGACCGCTCGGTCCGCGTGGTCGCCCAGGTCGGCCGCGGCACGGCGGCCATCCTCGGCGCGCTGCGCAACTACGCCCGGCTGGCGCCGCTGCCCTCGGTCCTCGTCGTCAGCGCCGGCACCAACGATGGCGCGCTCGCCATGGACACCTTCCGCTCTCAGGTGGACGACGTCCTGGCGCTTGCCGGCCCGCAGCGCTGCGTGCTGTGGCCGACGGTGTACCGCCGGGCCGACGTCCGAGCCGACGACGTGGCCTTCAACGCGGTGCTGGCGGAGACCGCCCAGCGCACCGCCACGCTGCGCGTGGTGGACTGGGTGGGGACCGTCAACGCCCACCCCGACTGGCTGATCTCGGACGGCGTGCACCCGAACACCCGCGGCCTGCAGGCCCGGGTCGAGCTGGTGGCCGACGCCGTCCGCGCCTGCTCGCCGCCGCTGCCGGGCGCCCACCCGGCGCCGTTCCCCGCGCTGGCCGGGGACCCCTGGTCCGGGCTCGGCCCGGCCCCCGGGATCCTCA
This Actinomycetes bacterium DNA region includes the following protein-coding sequences:
- the gltX gene encoding glutamate--tRNA ligase, with amino-acid sequence MSDVRVRFCPSPTGNPHVGMVRTALFNWAYARHTGGTFVFRIEDTDSARDTEDSYHQLLEALGWLGLDWDEGPEVGGPYEPYRQSQRLEVYADVARRLVEAGFAYESFSTPDEVEARRRARGEDPKLGYDNADRDLTPEQREAFRAEGRLPVLRMRMPDRDWTWDDLVRGPISFAHEHVPDYVIVRGNGEPLYTLVNPVDDALMHITHVLRGEDLLSSTPRQLFMYEALAAIGVTEGATPMFGHLPYVMGEGNKKLSKRDPQSSLNLYRTEGYLPEGLLNYLALLGWSMGDDVELFSMPEMAAAFDLDRVSANPARFDLKKCQAINAEHVRMLDPDDLTARILPFLQGPGLLPDEPTDEQRALLRAAVPLVQTRMTLLTEAVGMLGFLFVDDAALELEEASVAALPDDAAATLSVAYDALVQFEHWTAADIEGALRVSLVDGLGLKPKTAFTPVRVAVTGRRVSPPLFESMELLGRESSLSRLRSALAKLSG
- the cimA gene encoding citramalate synthase, whose protein sequence is MARVEDAFHVYDTTLRDGAQQEGLNLSVADKLTIARHLDGLGVGFIEGGWPGANPKDTEFFARARDELKLENALLCAFGSTRRPGGVAADDPMVAALRESGAPVVTLVAKAHDRHVQLALRTTLDENLAMISDTVAHLVAEGQRVFLDAEHFFDGYHSNPAYAMQVLRVAMDAGADVAVLCDTNGGMLPGELTDVVGEVLAASSARLGIHCHDDTACAVANTLAAVDAGVTHVQGTANGYGERSGNANLFSVVANLQLKKGFPVVPDAALADMTRIAHAVSEVTNVAPNQHQPYVGLSAFAHKAGLHASAVKVDPMLYQHIEPALVGNDMRMLVSDMAGRASIELKGRELGYDLSDDRDALTRVVTKVKDLESRGWTFEAADASFELLLRDEVLGSRKRHFTVESWRAIVEQRTDGTVVSEATVKVHAGGERIIATGEGNGPVNALDNALRLALRGIYPELAALELVDYKVRILEGSQGTGAITRVLIETSDGATEWDTVGVHENVIAASWMAIEDAVAYGLLRAGRDAAP
- a CDS encoding fumarylacetoacetate hydrolase family protein; its protein translation is MRIARFSVSDQVAFGKIDEAPGGTFITAIDGHPFGPFELSRARFPLSEVKLLAPVLPSKVVAIGKNYAEHVREMGGSEPPAEPVIFMKPSTSVIGPDDPIVLPALSAEVHHEAELAVVIGRLVREVPVERALDAVLGYTCANDVTARDLQRSDGQWTRAKGFDTFCPLGPWVVTDLDASDLEIECRVDGELRQHGRTSDLLRGVPELISYVSAVMTLLPGDVLLTGTPAGVGPLHDGEKVSVAIERIGTLSNPVVTA